In the genome of Segatella copri, one region contains:
- a CDS encoding DUF4923 family protein, which produces MKKVILTAALVLACTVGSNASAMNEAALNASKSELMPVKKTTKKSTKKSSSKKSTKKSSSKKPTKKSSSKKSTTKTTKKSTTKTSTKKSTSTSVDATTGATSSATAATAATTTSIGSIISGLLNNVIGSGTFSKEDLCAHTWKYSKPGCAFTSENLLAKAGGEIAANKVEEKLSTYYNKFGFNSSNTQFTFTTDGNFSAQIDGKPWQGTYTFDEKTHAIHLKGLLLSASGYATKTTNGISLLFDQKKLLNLIKMLSAFKGSSTLSAVGTIANSYDGMRVGFEMTK; this is translated from the coding sequence ATGAAAAAGGTAATTCTGACGGCTGCCCTCGTGCTCGCATGCACAGTAGGCAGCAATGCTAGCGCCATGAACGAGGCAGCGCTCAATGCCTCTAAATCGGAGTTGATGCCAGTGAAGAAGACTACAAAGAAATCAACCAAGAAATCTTCTTCAAAGAAATCAACCAAGAAATCTTCTTCAAAGAAACCAACCAAGAAATCTTCTTCAAAGAAATCAACCACCAAGACTACCAAGAAGTCAACCACCAAGACTTCTACCAAGAAATCTACATCCACTTCTGTAGATGCAACCACTGGTGCTACTTCTTCGGCCACTGCTGCCACTGCTGCTACCACCACATCTATTGGTAGCATCATCAGTGGCCTCTTGAACAATGTAATCGGTTCGGGCACATTTTCAAAGGAAGATCTCTGCGCTCATACCTGGAAGTACAGCAAGCCAGGATGCGCCTTCACTTCAGAGAACCTGCTGGCAAAGGCGGGTGGCGAGATTGCTGCCAACAAGGTAGAGGAGAAGTTGAGCACCTATTATAATAAGTTTGGCTTCAACAGTTCAAACACCCAGTTCACCTTCACCACCGACGGCAACTTCTCTGCGCAGATTGACGGCAAGCCATGGCAGGGCACCTATACCTTTGATGAGAAGACTCATGCCATCCATCTGAAGGGCCTTCTGCTGAGTGCTTCGGGTTATGCCACCAAGACCACCAATGGCATCAGCCTTCTCTTCGACCAGAAGAAGCTTCTCAACCTCATCAAGATGCTCAGCGCCTTCAAGGGCAGCTCTACTCTCAGCGCAGTGGGTACCATCGCCAACAGCTACGATGGCATGCGTGTAGGTTTTGAAATGACTAAGTAA